A genomic segment from Salvia splendens isolate huo1 chromosome 13, SspV2, whole genome shotgun sequence encodes:
- the LOC121760783 gene encoding uncharacterized protein LOC121760783: protein MSLSSRAVCPTELSWCRAVPTGTGITVLALLFSKPPDVPFLENALRSLQSSHPILNSKLRFDPSSNSFSYVTPQSPYLQIRPFDSQSTAHILRSPNPNPIPPLHLILEHELNTNSWQNPHPSSDTDLFFASLYSLEGGNSVLALRLHTSACDRAAAGALLKELVAFMEAKQGIQGESGKEMKVSLGIEDCIPSGQGNKPFWSRGVDMLGHSLNSFRLANLSFKDTASPRLSRVVRFKMSEEDTGKILSRCNSKKIKLSAALAAAGLIACHASKRFPDEQWEKYAVVTLMDCRPALDPVLSSQHIGFYHTAIMHTYDIHGGEKLWELAKLVHSSFMDSKSKNKHFTDMADLNFLMCKAIENPSLTPSSSLRTSLISVFEDPIFDPPNKLKETMGFEDFIGCASVHGVGPSIAVFDTIRRGALDCALVYPFPLFSREQMNDFIDRINRILLKGI, encoded by the exons ATGTCGCTTTCCTCCCGCGCCGTGTGCCCCACCGAGCTGAGCTGGTGCCGCGCCGTCCCCACCGGCACCGGAATCACCGTCCTGGCCCTCCTCTTCTCGAAGCCCCCCGACGTCCCCTTCCTCGAAAACGCCCTCCGCAGCCTCCAATCCTCCCACCCCATCCTCAACTCCAAGCTCCGCTTCGACCCCTCCTCCAACTCCTTCTCCTACGTCACCCCCCAATCCCCCTACCTTCAAATCCGCCCCTTCGATTCCCAATCCACCGCTCACATCCTCCGCTCCCCGAATCCCAACCCCATCCCTCCCTTGCACCTCATCCTCGAGCACGAGCTCAACACCAACTCCTGGCAGAATCCCCACCCTTCCTCCGACACCGATCTCTTCTTCGCCAGCCTCTACTCGCTCGAGGGGGGAAATTCGGTGCTCGCGCTCCGCCTCCATACCTCCGCCTGCGACAGGGCGGCCGCCGGGGCGCTGCTTAAGGAGCTCGTCGCATTTATGGAGGCAAAACAGGGGATTCAAGGGGAATCGGGCAAGGAGATGAAGGTCAGTTTGGGGATTGAGGATTGCATCCCTTCTGGCCAGGGGAACAAGCCGTTTTGGTCGCGCGGCGTCGACATGTTGGGGCATTCTCTCAACTCTTTCCGCCTCGCCAATTTGAGCTTCAAGGACACCGCCTCGCCCAGGCTGTCGCGCGTCGTTAGGTTCAAGATGAGTGAGGAGGATACTGGAAAAATTCTGTCT CGTTGCAACTCTAAAAAGATAAAGTTAAGTGCAGCTTTAGCAGCAGCCGGGTTAATTGCTTGTCATGCCTCAAAAAGGTTCCCTGATGAACAGTGGGAGAAGTATGCAGTTGTAACTCTCATGGATTGTCGACCTGCTCTTGATCCCGTGCTTAGCAGCCAACATATTG GTTTTTATCACACTGCCATTATGCACACTTATGATATTCATGGAGGAGAAAAGTTGTGGGAGCTGGCAAAGCTAGTCCATTCTTCATTTATGGACTCGAAGAGCAAGAATAAGCATTTCACAGACATGGCCGATCTCAACTTCTTAATGTGCAAGGCAATAGAGAACCCCAGTTTGACCCCATCATCGTCTCTCAGAACTTCACTAATATCTGTCTTCGAGGACCCTATTTTCGATCCTCCAAACAAACTGAAGGAGACCATGGGGTTCGAAGACTTCATTGGATGTGCCTCAGTTCACGGAGTAGGCCCATCAATTGCAGTATTCGACACAATAAGACGCGGGGCATTAGATTGTGCCTTAGTATATCCATTCCCATTGTTTTCAAGGGAGCAGATGAATGACTTTATAGATAGAATTAATAGGATTCTTTTGAAAGGAATATAG